CAATTTCGGGCCGCTGGATCTCGCTCGTAAATTGTCCGAAAATCCGCTAACACCATAGTTGCTTGACCTCTTAAAAACTCAGGCAGTTTTCGCTGGTTAGTAGTTTTCAGCTAAACTTCCGTAAGAATATACGGTAACTTTATCAAGTTATAGTATTTTAGATCAATGGCATCCTATCATGCCTTGCAGATGTAAAGCGAGTGGCTTAAAAAACCAGTGATTGGGGAGCCAGTGATTGGGGAGAGCGATCGCCCGTCTGGCTCCCCGTAATAGGGAAAACCAATGGGCGAATGAATTACTCCAGCAAACTGCACAAAGCCTTGACTCGTTGCTGCAAGCCCACGACGAGCGAATTAAACGAAGCAAACAAACGCAAGAGGAAACTCTACAAGCCGTGAAGTGCGCTTCTCGCTCCTAGAGCATGGACTGGATGGGTGTGGCGAACCTGGTGGGGGGACAGAGGAGGTTCTAAGGCAGAGGTGACAAGGCCTTGAGGGACAATAGGCCAAGAAAGAAAGGTCCCCGCTTGTTGAGAAGACCTTCCACCATAAAGATGCCTGAATTCTACCAAACTCATCTGCGCTCCTGCCTGAGTCCCGCTCAATTTCTCCTACTCCTGTTGGTGATTCAACTCCTACAAACCCTCAAAACCGTCAAGCTCGAATCCCTGGCCGCTAATCTGCCAATTCCGATTCAAAGCGAGAGCCGTTTGCGGAAGTTGAAACGCTTTTTGAGTTTGAGCGAATTCACCTTTGAACGCCTCTGGCATCCGATTCTAGTGGAACATTTACACCGGGCTCATGCACCGGGTGCGAGCATCTATGTGGCTCTAGACCGCACTCAGTGGAAGCAGACAAATTTATTAGTGCTCAGTTGGGTGCAATCTGGACGAGCCATTCCCATCTACTGGATAGAACTGTCACATTTGGGAAGCAGCAATTTTAAGGAACAAAAGAAGTTGTTACTCAAGGCGTTGCGCCCTCTGAAGGAGTACAAAGTCGTCGTCCTAGGCGACCGTGAATTTTGCTCGGTCAAACTCGCTCGATGGCTGAACTATCAGGAGGTCTATTGTTGTTTACGCTTACGCTGCCATGAATACTTGCAACAGTTCAATGGGGACTGGCAGCAACTCAAACAGCTAGGTTTGAAGCCCGGAATGCAGGCATTCTTTCGGGGGGTCAATGTGACTAAAACTCATCAAGTCAGTGGCTTTCAGGTGGCAGCCTGTTGGCGAGGCAAATACCGAGGCAAAGTCGCTAAAGAAGGTTGGTTCTTGTTAACCAACTTGTCATCCTTGCAAGCAGCAACTCGAGCCTATGCCAAGCGCATGGGCATTGAGCAGATGTTCAGAGATTGTAAAAGCGGAGGTTATCACCTGGAGGGAACCGGGCTCAAAGGCAATCGCTTAATTGCCTTGTTGTTAGTCCTGACTTTGGCCTATGGAGCGGCAACTTTTGTGGGACAAAAACTGCGTCAACGAGGAGTGGCTCATTACATTGCTCGTCCCTCCCAATCGCCACGAAGTCGCCCGAGACATAGCCATTTTTATACGGGTTTGTATGCCTATGGCTGGGTCAACTTTGCTGACACCTGTGCGGATTTAGTGAATGCCTTATTGCAACTGAGCCCTGGAAAACGACCGTTTTATCAACGAGGTCAACGGGCTATGTCTCTGATTCGCTCTACTTTGTAAGCCCTTCTGTCCCCCCACCAGGTGGCGAACTCAATGCCGCACCCCAGTTTAGCTCTTAACAAAAGGTACTGTCCTATGTCTGTTTTTGATAACCATACTTATTTCTGATATGTTCCTCGAAATAATGATCACGAACTTTTCCATTCATACTAACTAACACCTGATGAGCCGCAGGCACTTGATAGTAGTGGTAAACTTGCCCCTGATGGAACTCAATTTCAAGTATTTCCCTATCGGAGTAATATCGAACTGATTTAAGATTAGTAGCCTTTTCTCCCGATTGATCTTCAGGCTTTAGGAGTGGAAAAGCGATCGCATCTCGAATGCTGGGGCTATTCGTCAACAACATGACTAGGCGATCGATCCCAATCCCTAATCCTCCGGTGGGTGGCATGCCATATTCCAGTGCCGTCAAGAAGTCTTCATCCACGTCATTCGCTTCGACATCACCTGCCTCTTTACGAGCCGCTTGCGCTTCTAGGCGTTGGCGTTGATCGATTGGGTCGGTTAACTCCGAGAAGCTATTTGCGGTTTCGCGACCGACAATAAATAGCTCAAAACGCTCAACTAATCCGGGCTTAGAGCGGTGGGGTTTAGCCAGTGGAGAAATTTCGACGGGGTAATCAATTACAAACGTCGGTTGAATTAACGTTGCTTCCACTTTTTGCTCAAAGGCTTCGTTGAGAATATGCCCGATAGATTCGCACTCATCAGCGACATCAATCTTGGCTTGACGCGCCGCCGCTTTAGCTTCATCCAAGGTTTGGAATTGGCTGAAGTCAATGCCCGTTTTCTCTTGCACCAATTCGTGCATCGTTGCTCGTCGCCAGGGAGCTGTGAGATTAATTGCTTCCCCTTGGTAAGTAATCTCTAGCGTACCCAACACTTCCTGAGCCGCGTAGGTAATTAGCGTTTCAGTCAGCGCCATCATGTCGTTGTAGTCAACGTAGGCTTGATAAACCTCAATGGTGGTGAATTCGGGATTATGCCGTGTGGAAATCCCCTCGTTGCGGAACACTCGCCCTAGCTCAAACACCTTCTCGAAGCCACCCACAATCAGTCGCTTCAAGTGCAACTCAGTGGCGATCCGCAAGTACAGATCCATCTCCAAAGTGTTGTGGTAGGTGATGAACGGTCGTGCCTCTGCACCTCCCGCCTCACTCTGAAGTACTGGAGTTTCGATTTCGATAAAGCCTTGCTGATCTAAGTAGCGTCGAATGGCTGCGGTAATCAGCGCCCGTCGCCGGAAGGTTTCGCGCACCTCCGGGTTGACGATCATATCTACGTAGCGCTGGCGATAGCGCTTGGCAATATCGGTTAAACCATGCCACTTGTCGGGCAAGGGTAAAAGAGACTTGGTGAGAATGGCGTATTCGCTCACGTAGACAGACAGCTCACCTTTTTCTGTCCGTTTAATGTTGCCACGCACGCCAATAATGTCGCCCACATCTGTCAGTTGCTTCAGCAAATTGAAGGCATCTGGCGTTTCTGACATGCTCTCTTGAATTTTCTTCTTGTCTAAATAAAGCTGGATGGTGCCAGTTTCGTCTTGCAAAGCGAAGAAGGCCAGCTTACCAAATACCCGTCGCGCCATGATGCGTCCAGCGATCGCGACTTCTAGCGGGTCTTCCGCACCATCGGGCAAATCGGCAAATTTAGCTTGCAAGTCGGCAGCCTGATGGGTAACTTCCCAACGGTAGGCATAGGGAGTCAGTCCCGCTTGTTTCAGTTGCTCCACCTTTTGTAGGCGGGTAGCACGAATTTCTTCTAGGGTTGAGTTCGATTGAGTTTCGGGTCGGGACTGCTCAGAAGACATAGGTAGATTAATGGCTCAGGCCGAGCGAATAATTGGTTTGTCTGTGGCTCACTACAAGCTCAACAGATGAACGGCAACATTTGATTATAGTAGCGAACCAGCTCGCTTGCCTGAGTTTTCTTAATGCGAGCGATCGCTCCCCTGAATTTTTTGACTAAGCAGGACGAATGCGTCGGAGAATTTGGATGGCGACGATAGTGGTTATGAGTGCTAGTACCAAGGCAATGGGATGGTGTAGCAACATCGATACCAAAATGGTGATTGTGGATAAGACGAAAGCGCCAACAAAGCTGGTTAGGAGTGTCATATTTTCAGTCAGAGAACTCAGGAAAGGGATAAAGCTGAGTGCTTCGCTGAGAGGAGCAGCAACAAAGTTGAGACCAAACCACATACAAAGAAAACCGCCAAGCCTGAACACCCACAGCATCACAACATAGTTGGAGCGCAACTTGGCGATCGCTTGCTCACGGCTACCCGGAAAGAGATCATAGAGACGATGCTTGCTCTTGTGCAAATAGGGAGTAATGCGATCGGGAGCGCTGAGCTGACCAAACACAGTGACGCTTGTATCGGCTGGCAAAGCAGCATAGCGAATTCGGAGATCACCAATATGAGGCGTAGCTAGCGAATCCTTGCCTGCATAAATATATTTACCTTGTAAAGATACCGACTCATCCAGGCTCAGTTTTTGCGGCTCTAATAGTAGGTTCTTAAGGGATAAAATCTGAAGATCAGGTACATTGACTTTGTAAACGCCTACCTTGGCTTCTGAAACTTTGTAAGTTTGAGCTGCGATCGCTCTTTCGCTCTGATGATAAGTTCCTTCGCGATCGCCCTTGAGACGATAGTTATAGCGAAACCCTTCTGCGGTTTTGACCAGATTTTTGTAGCTTTTGGAGTATTTGAATGAATCAGAGTTCGCTGGATCAGCCGTCCACTTGGCATCGTAGGTGTAGGTTGTAGTCGTAGTTTCAGAACCACCTAAACTCTTTTTAGTTTCTGTCTTCTTTTCCTCTACCCAAGCATACGTTTCAACTTGACGCTCAACGACAATATAGTTTCCCTCTTTTAGGAATAAGCGATCGCCTAGTCTCTGAGCGGATGTAATATTGCCTGTGGTGGAGACTAGTTTGCCTTGGGTAGCAATGTTTGGGGCCGTGGCTGAAATTTCTACGGCTGTTTTAGCAACCTGAGAAAAATCTATTCTGCCTTCATTCCAGTACAGGACAAAAAAGGAGGCAAAGAATAAGCCAACTCCCAGGAGCGCAGCCACAAAAGAGTTACCTAATCTATTGCCCCAATGATTAACTTCAACTTCTTGATACTGATTGCTCACGAATTGAGCCTCTCAAGGGCCATCCTATTTAGGATGATTCCCTAGGCAGTTCTTCAATTCCAGAGCTAAATTGTATCTTTTCCTCAAGTTATAGACCTCTCCCCCATTAGTAACGGAACACAGCCGCTAGGGGAGCTTCCTCAGGCACTTGATCGGGTTGAACCGCGTAGACTGTACCACCATTGAGCAACGTTTGGATCGCCGCAGAGTCTAGCAAATCTTCATCCCCAGGTTGGGCATCGGTATGCACCTGGATCTGGTTGGCATCGGGGTCAAACTTGCCCCACTGTTGCACACCCACCGCGACAAACAGTTGTTCCACCCGTCCGTAATAAGCTGCTGGTACTGTCTCCTCCAGATTATGGGAGATTTTGCCAGTGCCATTTAGCTCTCGGTAGTGCTCCACTGCTTGTTGTTGAGCTTGATGGAAGAGAGGTTCTACAATCTGCCAAGCAGCGGTATGGAGTTCTTCTGGCTGAGAGATTTTTTGGTTGCCAGTAATCCCTTCAGGCAGCAGGTGAGGATAGGTATTCGCATCCTGATAGAGCGGAAAGAGATATTCTACCCCTGCCAAAACCAAGGGTGCTTTTTGATTCCGCAACGTTTCATGCAAGCTCTCATCTAAGCGATGGAAAAATTGCAGAATATCATCCTGCTTTGCACCATCATTGCCTTGACCGTGGAAAGTACCCGGTTGCTGGAATGAGTTATTAGTGCCGCCCCGAGAAGTCGCAATTCGCTGCTCAATTCCCTGATCTGGCCCATCGTAGTGCAGCGCTTCATTCAAGGTTTTGGGCATATTTTCTACCTCAAGCTCTCGAATGCTGAAACGGCTACCCTCAAAGAACTTCACTTCATCTTCTTGACTCAGAGTCAATAGATAAAATTTTCCATCGCCCGTCAAGAGTGGCAGTAGGGGTTTGATGTGGAAGCGATCGCTAACCACAACCAGTTCCTCAAAGCTAGTCGGCACACAATAGTACTGAAACACGCCATTAGCAACAAAAATAGCCAAGCCTTCGCTTTGGTGCTGCCAGAAGTCCTCATGATCCAGATCATGGGCGGGCTGGAGCAGTTCTACAGCTTCGGTAGAGCGCATGCCCTGAGTAACCAGTTGTTCTTCCGCTTGCCGAATTAAATTCTTAAAACGAATTGGGTTTTGCTGAGTTTCAGAACCCAGTCGCACCATCGGCATATAAAGAGATACACAGACTCCCTGAGTTTGGTCTACTAAATTTTTTAGCTTTTCAATGGATAATATGCTCATAGCAAGTTGGCTCCCATATGGTACTTCCGCTAGAGTGCTTAACGTTAGCTCAGCGATCGCGCTGAGCTCGTCTCTCTACTGGTTGATGTCTGTTCTCTCAAGAAAATTTCATGCAAGGCTCTGAAGCTCAACATTTTGATGTAATTGTGGTTGGCAGTGGGATTGGTGGCCTAACTGCTGCGGCTCTTTTGGTACGCTATGGCAAGCGAGTGCTGGTCTGCGAAAGCCACAATCTGCCAGGAGGAGCGGCTCAGAGCTTTACCTATCAAGGCTTTCATTTTGATGCTGGCCCATCGTTTTATGCAGGCTTGAGCGACCCCAACAGTTTGAACCCACTACGCCAAGTTTTGGATGTCTTGGAAGAGAATATAGAGGCGATCGCCTACGATCCGCTGGGTCACTACCACTTCCCCGAAGGCACTTTCCCGGTTTATTGCCAGATAGAGCGTTACCGAGAAGCTGTAGCCCAAGTCACACTCTCAGGAGCCCAAGAACTCATCCAATTTGAGCAAAGATTGTTAGCTCTCTACGAGGCGTTGCGCGGAATTCCTGCGATCGCGCTCCGGGCTGATTGGCAAATCGGGCCAATTTTAGCGACCCGCTATTTTCCTGCCTTGATCAAGCTATTGCCACAGCTAGGTATGATTCAAAGCTCAGTTGGCAAGATTATGGATCAGACAGTGCGCGATCCTTGGGTGCGGCGGTTAATTGATCTGGAGTGTTTTTTACTGTCAGGACTCAAAGCAGCAGGCACGATCGCCCCAGAAGTAGCATTTATGTTAGGAGAGCGATCGCGCTCAGTAATTGATTACCCAGTTGGAGGCAGCGGGGCGATCGTACAAGCGCTCATTCGAGGCTTGGAGCGTTGGGGTGGCAAACTTCGCCTCAAAACTCATGTGGAGCAAATTCTGGTAGAAAACGGCAGAGCAGTAGGTGTGCAACTGCGTAACGGCGATCGCGTCACAGCTCCGATTGTGATCTCTAATGCTACGCTTTGGGATACCTACACCAAACTTCTCAAACCTGAAGATCTACCTGCCCAATATCGAGAAAAGGCGATCGCCACACCAGCAGTAGATAGCTTTATGCACTTACATCTAGGTATCCGAGCAGATGGTCTAGAGGATTTAACTGGACATCACGTAGTAGTGCATAGCTCTGAGCAAGACATCACTACTCCGGGCAACACCTGCATGATCTCTATTCCGTCCGTGTGGGATGCAAATCTGGCTCCAGCGGGTCATCATGTGGTTCATGCCTACACCTTGGAACCTTATGCAGGTTGGCAGCGCAATGAAAACTACGAGGAGCACAAACGAGAGCGATCGCAATCTCTTTTTCGAGCTTTGGAGCGAATTGTCCCAGATCTGCGCGATCGCATTCTGGTTGAACTCATTGGCACTCCCCGCACTCACGCTCACTATTTGCGCCGCCATCAAGGCACCTATGGCCCTGCGATCGCCGCTGGAGAAGGGATGTTTCCTGGCCCTCAAACTCCGATCGAGGGTTTGTATCGGGTGGGAGACAGTACCAGCCCTGGCATTGGTGTGCCTGCTGTAGCAGCATCAGGGATTTTATGTGCTAACACTCTCGCGTCCCCCCAACAAGTCAAGACATTGCTGGATCAACTACAGATCTAAAAAGGGCGAATCACCGTTCGCCCCTACAGGTCTTTACAGGACTTCAGAAACAAAAGGCGATCGCATGACCACCTCCTGGCCTGAAAACTTAGCCAATCAAACTGGAATTATCCGTTGGTGCTAGAGGTAGCT
This region of Trichocoleus desertorum NBK24 genomic DNA includes:
- a CDS encoding NAD(P)/FAD-dependent oxidoreductase, yielding MQGSEAQHFDVIVVGSGIGGLTAAALLVRYGKRVLVCESHNLPGGAAQSFTYQGFHFDAGPSFYAGLSDPNSLNPLRQVLDVLEENIEAIAYDPLGHYHFPEGTFPVYCQIERYREAVAQVTLSGAQELIQFEQRLLALYEALRGIPAIALRADWQIGPILATRYFPALIKLLPQLGMIQSSVGKIMDQTVRDPWVRRLIDLECFLLSGLKAAGTIAPEVAFMLGERSRSVIDYPVGGSGAIVQALIRGLERWGGKLRLKTHVEQILVENGRAVGVQLRNGDRVTAPIVISNATLWDTYTKLLKPEDLPAQYREKAIATPAVDSFMHLHLGIRADGLEDLTGHHVVVHSSEQDITTPGNTCMISIPSVWDANLAPAGHHVVHAYTLEPYAGWQRNENYEEHKRERSQSLFRALERIVPDLRDRILVELIGTPRTHAHYLRRHQGTYGPAIAAGEGMFPGPQTPIEGLYRVGDSTSPGIGVPAVAASGILCANTLASPQQVKTLLDQLQI
- a CDS encoding TMEM43 family protein, producing MSNQYQEVEVNHWGNRLGNSFVAALLGVGLFFASFFVLYWNEGRIDFSQVAKTAVEISATAPNIATQGKLVSTTGNITSAQRLGDRLFLKEGNYIVVERQVETYAWVEEKKTETKKSLGGSETTTTTYTYDAKWTADPANSDSFKYSKSYKNLVKTAEGFRYNYRLKGDREGTYHQSERAIAAQTYKVSEAKVGVYKVNVPDLQILSLKNLLLEPQKLSLDESVSLQGKYIYAGKDSLATPHIGDLRIRYAALPADTSVTVFGQLSAPDRITPYLHKSKHRLYDLFPGSREQAIAKLRSNYVVMLWVFRLGGFLCMWFGLNFVAAPLSEALSFIPFLSSLTENMTLLTSFVGAFVLSTITILVSMLLHHPIALVLALITTIVAIQILRRIRPA
- the lysS gene encoding lysine--tRNA ligase — protein: MSSEQSRPETQSNSTLEEIRATRLQKVEQLKQAGLTPYAYRWEVTHQAADLQAKFADLPDGAEDPLEVAIAGRIMARRVFGKLAFFALQDETGTIQLYLDKKKIQESMSETPDAFNLLKQLTDVGDIIGVRGNIKRTEKGELSVYVSEYAILTKSLLPLPDKWHGLTDIAKRYRQRYVDMIVNPEVRETFRRRALITAAIRRYLDQQGFIEIETPVLQSEAGGAEARPFITYHNTLEMDLYLRIATELHLKRLIVGGFEKVFELGRVFRNEGISTRHNPEFTTIEVYQAYVDYNDMMALTETLITYAAQEVLGTLEITYQGEAINLTAPWRRATMHELVQEKTGIDFSQFQTLDEAKAAARQAKIDVADECESIGHILNEAFEQKVEATLIQPTFVIDYPVEISPLAKPHRSKPGLVERFELFIVGRETANSFSELTDPIDQRQRLEAQAARKEAGDVEANDVDEDFLTALEYGMPPTGGLGIGIDRLVMLLTNSPSIRDAIAFPLLKPEDQSGEKATNLKSVRYYSDREILEIEFHQGQVYHYYQVPAAHQVLVSMNGKVRDHYFEEHIRNKYGYQKQT
- a CDS encoding IS4 family transposase, with protein sequence MPEFYQTHLRSCLSPAQFLLLLLVIQLLQTLKTVKLESLAANLPIPIQSESRLRKLKRFLSLSEFTFERLWHPILVEHLHRAHAPGASIYVALDRTQWKQTNLLVLSWVQSGRAIPIYWIELSHLGSSNFKEQKKLLLKALRPLKEYKVVVLGDREFCSVKLARWLNYQEVYCCLRLRCHEYLQQFNGDWQQLKQLGLKPGMQAFFRGVNVTKTHQVSGFQVAACWRGKYRGKVAKEGWFLLTNLSSLQAATRAYAKRMGIEQMFRDCKSGGYHLEGTGLKGNRLIALLLVLTLAYGAATFVGQKLRQRGVAHYIARPSQSPRSRPRHSHFYTGLYAYGWVNFADTCADLVNALLQLSPGKRPFYQRGQRAMSLIRSTL